The Desulfatiglans sp. genome includes a window with the following:
- a CDS encoding cob(I)yrinic acid a,c-diamide adenosyltransferase: MGSGKFHLIVLDEFTYLLNYNILDLQPVLDVLTQKPADLHIAFTGRYAPKSLMDAADLVTEMRPVKHPYQAGVQGQKGIEF; encoded by the coding sequence ATGGGAAGCGGCAAATTTCATTTGATTGTGCTTGATGAATTCACCTATCTCCTCAATTATAATATCCTTGATCTTCAACCTGTGCTTGATGTACTGACGCAAAAACCTGCAGATCTTCACATTGCATTCACAGGCAGATATGCGCCAAAATCATTAATGGATGCGGCTGACCTTGTCACTGAAATGCGTCCTGTCAAACACCCTTACCAGGCGGGTGTACAAGGCCAGAAGGGTA
- a CDS encoding TonB-dependent receptor has product MFAFKEFGRVLLKGNISNLFDSTYAPIQGYFAPGRTFHLGLRYEY; this is encoded by the coding sequence CTGTTTGCGTTTAAAGAGTTTGGACGCGTTTTACTTAAGGGGAACATATCCAATCTCTTTGATTCAACCTATGCCCCTATTCAGGGTTATTTTGCGCCTGGCAGGACATTCCATCTTGGTTTGAGATACGAATATTAA